From a region of the Polyangium spumosum genome:
- a CDS encoding oxygenase MpaB family protein → MSTDIPRLHPDIPEGAVVPRVPAWYVGRDVARARFGEAVDSFGPFLMRGDPPADELVAVLNDLRPAQANRMLAQALDEGIAAVRRPPRAFVQFFRQIDEIPLWLDWDKLDRGGRAVLRTGPLGAVVLACYSLPLSYASPDGSKPLTASGRLVQRASRRLTETARFLVETCRPGGLRRGAEGFKITIRVRLMHAQVRRLLLQRKSWPFERWGMPVNQAYMAGTNVLFSSVLIEGLAKLGFAFLPEERDDIVQLWRYGGLLSGVDSKICAATEAEGLRLIRLIHAVMDPPDDDSRALVKALMEAPLELAKTPAQRVVAQRLVDLLFGLSRHLVGEELADALAYPRTPWRHVAPLLRAMNLAMGGASRHVPESRDALYRFGLEAWERVIENGLAGIPAAFDFRKATVGDQGGPTHAP, encoded by the coding sequence ATGAGCACCGACATCCCCAGGCTGCATCCCGACATCCCCGAAGGCGCGGTCGTGCCACGCGTCCCCGCCTGGTATGTCGGTCGAGACGTGGCCCGCGCCCGCTTCGGCGAGGCCGTCGACTCCTTTGGCCCCTTCCTCATGCGCGGCGACCCGCCCGCCGACGAGCTCGTCGCGGTCTTGAACGACCTCCGCCCCGCGCAGGCGAACCGCATGCTCGCGCAGGCCCTCGACGAGGGCATCGCGGCCGTGCGCCGTCCGCCGCGCGCGTTCGTGCAGTTCTTCCGGCAGATCGACGAGATCCCCCTCTGGCTCGACTGGGACAAACTCGACCGTGGCGGCCGGGCCGTGTTACGCACGGGCCCGCTCGGCGCGGTCGTCCTCGCCTGTTATTCGCTCCCGCTCTCGTATGCCTCGCCGGATGGCAGCAAGCCCCTCACGGCTTCGGGTCGCCTCGTCCAGCGCGCCTCCCGCAGGCTCACCGAGACCGCGCGTTTCCTCGTGGAGACCTGCCGCCCGGGGGGCCTGCGTCGTGGCGCTGAGGGCTTCAAGATCACGATCCGCGTCCGGCTCATGCACGCCCAGGTGCGCAGGCTCTTGCTCCAGCGCAAGTCCTGGCCCTTCGAGCGCTGGGGCATGCCCGTGAACCAGGCGTACATGGCCGGGACGAACGTGCTCTTCTCGTCCGTGCTCATCGAGGGCCTCGCCAAGCTCGGCTTCGCGTTCCTCCCGGAGGAGCGTGACGACATCGTGCAGCTCTGGCGTTACGGCGGCCTGCTCAGCGGGGTCGACTCGAAGATCTGCGCGGCGACGGAGGCCGAGGGGTTGCGCCTCATCCGGCTCATCCACGCGGTGATGGATCCGCCGGACGACGACTCGCGCGCGCTCGTCAAGGCGCTCATGGAGGCGCCGCTCGAGCTCGCGAAGACCCCGGCGCAGCGGGTGGTGGCGCAGCGGCTCGTGGACCTGCTCTTTGGACTGTCGCGGCACCTCGTGGGTGAAGAGCTCGCCGACGCGCTCGCGTATCCGCGCACGCCGTGGCGCCACGTCGCGCCGCTGCTCCGGGCGATGAACCTGGCGATGGGCGGCGCCTCGCGCCACGTGCCCGAGAGCCGCGACGCGCTCTATCGGTTCGGGCTCGAGGCGTGGGAGAGGGTCATCGAGAACGGCCTCGCCGGCATCCCGGCGGCGTTCGATTTCCGCAAGGCGACGGTGGGGGATCAGGGAGGTCCGACGCATGCTCCGTGA
- a CDS encoding SOS response-associated peptidase, with product MCGRYTLTNVAPNLLGPLFGVDDVPLLSPRFNVSPTQDVPIVRVLSPGAPRTIELARWGLVPSWAKDVSIGDRMINARVETAAEKPAYRSSFKSKRCLVVTDGFYEWKKLANGKKQPCRMHLPDEKPFAFAGLWARWKDAEGSTLDTFTILTAEARAAVADVHDRMPVILSPDAYGPWLDPDEHRLDLLQSIVDARSGDDLVVTPVSTRVNNPRNEGPENVRPLFAQDPA from the coding sequence ATGTGTGGTCGATACACCCTGACCAACGTCGCGCCGAACTTGCTCGGTCCCCTTTTTGGTGTCGACGACGTCCCGCTCCTCTCGCCGCGGTTCAATGTCTCGCCCACCCAGGACGTGCCCATCGTGCGTGTGCTCTCGCCTGGCGCGCCTCGCACGATCGAGCTCGCGCGCTGGGGGCTCGTCCCTTCGTGGGCGAAGGACGTCTCCATCGGCGACCGCATGATCAACGCCCGGGTCGAGACCGCCGCCGAGAAGCCCGCCTACCGTTCGAGCTTCAAGTCGAAGCGTTGCCTCGTCGTCACCGACGGCTTCTACGAGTGGAAGAAGCTGGCGAACGGGAAAAAACAACCCTGCCGCATGCACCTCCCGGACGAAAAACCCTTCGCCTTCGCCGGCCTCTGGGCCCGCTGGAAGGACGCCGAGGGCAGCACGCTCGATACCTTCACCATCCTGACGGCCGAGGCCCGCGCGGCCGTGGCGGACGTCCATGATCGGATGCCCGTCATCCTCTCCCCGGACGCCTACGGACCCTGGCTCGACCCCGACGAGCATCGGCTGGATCTCCTGCAGTCGATCGTCGACGCCCGCAGCGGAGACGATCTCGTCGTGACGCCCGTCTCCACCCGCGTCAACAACCCGCGCAACGAGGGCCCCGAGAACGTGCGCCCCCTCTTCGCACAGGATCCCGCTTGA
- a CDS encoding RloB domain-containing protein: protein MTRDGTRGGVRPRIVGGRKPLASFFIVCEGTKTEPQYFEGFRLPSISVKVVGTGRNTRSLVEEAIRRREEGYDHYWCVFDRDSFPAQNFNTALEKARRAGFQVAYSNEAFEIWYLLHFEYYTSATSRDLYADKLSQRLGRPYKKNDETIFMSLRDRLPDAIKNARNLLTSYGANHNPEKDNPCTTVHLLVEQLMAAKGAPTPP, encoded by the coding sequence GTGACCCGCGACGGCACAAGGGGCGGCGTCCGCCCGCGTATCGTCGGAGGACGCAAGCCACTCGCATCCTTCTTCATCGTGTGTGAAGGAACGAAGACGGAGCCACAGTACTTCGAGGGCTTCCGGCTCCCTTCCATATCGGTCAAGGTCGTGGGGACCGGCAGGAACACGCGGAGCCTGGTCGAGGAAGCCATCCGGCGCAGGGAGGAGGGATACGACCATTATTGGTGCGTGTTCGATCGGGACTCGTTTCCCGCGCAAAATTTCAATACTGCGCTGGAGAAGGCGAGGCGCGCAGGCTTCCAGGTCGCCTACTCGAACGAAGCGTTCGAGATCTGGTATCTGCTACACTTCGAGTACTATACCTCGGCGACCTCTCGCGACCTCTATGCCGATAAACTGAGCCAGCGTCTCGGTCGACCGTACAAGAAGAACGACGAGACGATCTTCATGTCGTTGCGGGACCGGTTGCCGGACGCGATCAAGAATGCTCGGAACTTGCTCACCAGTTACGGGGCGAACCACAACCCCGAGAAAGATAACCCTTGCACGACCGTCCATCTGCTGGTCGAGCAGTTGATGGCTGCGAAGGGTGCGCCAACGCCACCGTAG
- a CDS encoding AAA family ATPase — MLIEFSVENFLSFNERVTLSLVAAPEVDATDGLIENTFEAPGGIRLLKSTLIYGANASGKSNFIKAVKFVRWLVLDSAKDTQAGEPIKVTPFRLDPVAAERESSFELIWMLNGSRYRYSVSVRSAGVAEEHLFRAPAGVDLEVALFRRDASGIDVGDEFPEGRDVVTKTRANALFLSVVAQFNGSESQKIIAWFREQLGIASGLEDERLLGFTMHQLREGAWTQEILRLAREADLGIVGISAPEIGPEMLPGNLREELRNLILSKEYGTLVVRRKMFDSVGRPTGEVEFKWGDESAGTQKFIALAGPLLDVLKSATTLLLDELDARLHPRLCRAIVRLFHEESNPNNAQLVAATHDTNLLDRQLLRRDQIWFTEKDARGATKLYSLAEFDLPAEARYERDYLLGKYGAVPIIGELVNPEDVK, encoded by the coding sequence ATGCTCATCGAGTTCAGCGTCGAGAACTTTCTGTCTTTCAACGAGCGCGTGACGCTCAGCCTGGTCGCCGCGCCCGAGGTAGACGCAACAGATGGGCTGATCGAGAACACGTTCGAGGCGCCTGGCGGGATTCGGCTCCTGAAGAGTACGCTGATCTATGGAGCCAACGCGAGCGGGAAGTCGAACTTCATCAAGGCAGTCAAATTTGTCCGGTGGCTGGTCCTCGACTCGGCGAAGGATACCCAGGCTGGCGAACCCATCAAGGTCACTCCGTTCCGGCTCGACCCGGTCGCTGCGGAACGGGAAAGTTCATTCGAATTGATCTGGATGTTGAATGGTTCTCGTTACCGATATAGCGTCTCGGTACGCAGCGCTGGTGTCGCGGAGGAACACCTGTTCCGTGCTCCTGCGGGTGTAGATCTCGAGGTGGCGTTGTTCCGACGCGATGCGTCCGGCATCGACGTTGGCGATGAGTTTCCCGAAGGGCGGGACGTCGTGACGAAAACTCGCGCCAATGCGCTGTTTCTGTCCGTGGTCGCGCAGTTCAACGGCAGCGAGTCGCAAAAAATCATTGCTTGGTTTCGTGAGCAGCTCGGGATCGCCTCCGGGCTCGAGGATGAGAGGCTTCTGGGCTTCACCATGCACCAGCTCCGGGAAGGCGCGTGGACCCAGGAGATTCTTCGCCTGGCGCGCGAGGCCGATCTTGGAATCGTAGGCATCTCTGCGCCCGAGATAGGACCAGAGATGTTGCCCGGCAACCTACGCGAAGAGTTGAGAAACCTGATCCTCTCCAAAGAGTACGGCACCCTCGTCGTTCGACGGAAGATGTTCGACTCGGTCGGACGGCCTACGGGCGAGGTGGAGTTCAAATGGGGTGACGAGTCCGCGGGCACGCAAAAATTCATCGCTCTTGCTGGCCCCTTGCTCGATGTCCTCAAGAGCGCAACCACGTTGCTCCTCGACGAACTCGATGCCCGCCTCCACCCTCGCCTGTGCCGCGCGATCGTGAGGTTGTTCCATGAGGAGTCAAACCCGAACAACGCGCAACTCGTCGCGGCTACCCACGACACGAATCTGCTCGATCGACAGCTACTTCGGCGTGATCAGATTTGGTTCACCGAGAAAGATGCTCGCGGCGCCACGAAGCTCTACTCCCTTGCCGAGTTCGACCTGCCGGCCGAGGCGCGTTACGAGCGCGATTACCTGCTCGGCAAGTACGGCGCCGTGCCCATCATCGGCGAGCTCGTCAACCCGGAGGACGTGAAGTGA
- a CDS encoding FG-GAP repeat domain-containing protein, with product MRKQRAQETKNGKGARGAARLLVAAVLLGGCGGEPEGPGVVVPVGWSESLGTPKVKRAPNPSRDVDWNGDGFADLVTLDTSRDSNWVAFYPGGETGIRFDEGHYRRAPGASYAPLTWVSHAGDVDADGYSDLLVGKDLLTKQSQVFLYRGGPNGPTDPEAVVLEESTPPTEERLGPRGYPAGDLNGDGFADVLVIRFFTHLAVHYGAAGGPNGKPDLELANDGGGRQILGAVPVGDLQNDGYDDVLIAWQNPNTDELAVNLHLGGPSGLATEGPLMPGDLTFGNDFGRLGGLSFDFDADGTGDLVGFNWPNGFLLPGPNDNDEPIRVWYSWLRGDAAGFFGNLRGLVSWKASSPVYGKPSEGVGADVNGDGHTDVIGSYELVDDGTGPLELNTIRGIGGFFGGPARAEQEVGGLDFAVPINQQYIDAANTNFFARAAGCPGDIDGDGFEDCVQIGESRVFLYRGSPEGLRLAEERLLVTEARTVATRATLVSKLFR from the coding sequence ATGAGAAAGCAGCGAGCGCAGGAAACGAAAAATGGCAAGGGGGCGCGCGGCGCGGCGCGGCTCCTCGTCGCGGCGGTCCTCCTCGGCGGGTGCGGCGGCGAGCCCGAAGGTCCGGGCGTCGTGGTGCCCGTCGGCTGGAGCGAATCCCTCGGCACGCCGAAGGTGAAACGCGCGCCCAATCCCTCGCGTGACGTCGACTGGAACGGCGACGGCTTCGCCGACCTCGTCACGCTGGACACCTCCCGTGATTCGAACTGGGTCGCCTTCTACCCGGGCGGCGAGACGGGCATCCGCTTCGACGAGGGCCATTACCGGCGCGCGCCCGGCGCGAGTTACGCGCCCCTCACCTGGGTCTCCCACGCGGGCGACGTCGACGCCGACGGTTACTCCGACCTGCTCGTCGGCAAGGACCTGCTCACGAAACAATCGCAGGTCTTTCTGTATCGCGGCGGCCCGAACGGGCCCACCGATCCCGAGGCCGTCGTCCTCGAAGAGTCGACCCCGCCCACGGAGGAGCGGCTCGGCCCGCGCGGCTATCCGGCCGGTGATCTCAATGGCGACGGCTTCGCCGACGTGCTCGTCATCCGGTTCTTCACGCACCTCGCCGTGCATTACGGCGCCGCGGGCGGCCCGAACGGCAAGCCGGACCTCGAGCTCGCCAACGACGGCGGGGGCCGGCAGATCCTCGGCGCCGTCCCCGTCGGCGATCTGCAAAACGACGGCTACGACGACGTGCTCATCGCCTGGCAAAACCCGAACACCGACGAGCTCGCCGTCAACCTCCACCTCGGCGGCCCCTCGGGCCTCGCGACCGAGGGCCCCCTGATGCCCGGCGACCTCACCTTCGGCAATGACTTCGGGCGCCTCGGCGGCCTGAGCTTCGATTTCGACGCCGACGGCACCGGCGACCTCGTCGGGTTCAACTGGCCAAATGGCTTCCTCCTCCCCGGCCCGAACGACAACGACGAGCCCATCCGCGTCTGGTATTCGTGGCTCCGCGGGGACGCGGCCGGCTTCTTCGGCAACCTCCGCGGCCTCGTCTCCTGGAAAGCGTCGAGCCCGGTGTACGGGAAGCCCTCCGAGGGCGTGGGCGCCGACGTGAACGGCGACGGCCACACCGACGTCATCGGCTCCTATGAGCTCGTCGACGACGGCACCGGGCCGCTGGAGCTCAACACCATCCGCGGCATCGGCGGCTTCTTCGGCGGCCCCGCGCGCGCCGAGCAAGAGGTCGGGGGCCTCGACTTCGCCGTCCCCATCAACCAGCAATACATCGACGCCGCGAACACGAACTTCTTCGCCCGCGCGGCCGGCTGCCCGGGCGACATCGACGGCGACGGCTTCGAGGACTGCGTGCAGATCGGCGAGTCACGCGTCTTCCTCTACCGCGGCTCCCCCGAAGGTCTACGCCTCGCCGAGGAGCGCCTGCTCGTCACGGAAGCCCGCACCGTCGCCACGCGCGCGACGCTCGTCTCGAAGCTCTTCCGGTAA
- a CDS encoding molecular chaperone DnaJ — protein MAVDSCGICGGDGRITNSFGNETRCPSCHGTGRRSDEGGLRDVTKTKPSHYRGTNKPGAPPPKAQGPVTFQGVQLANDVQASAHVSNDTKAKLMREIADHEATHGKCTETFIKKVKKQLRSIAPIAR, from the coding sequence ATGGCGGTCGACAGTTGCGGAATCTGCGGCGGCGACGGCCGTATCACGAACTCCTTCGGGAACGAGACGCGATGCCCGAGTTGCCACGGGACGGGGCGGAGGTCCGACGAGGGCGGGCTGCGTGACGTGACGAAGACGAAACCTTCGCACTACCGCGGCACGAACAAGCCGGGCGCCCCACCCCCGAAGGCCCAGGGGCCTGTGACGTTCCAAGGCGTTCAGCTTGCGAACGATGTGCAGGCGAGCGCGCACGTCTCGAACGACACGAAGGCCAAGCTGATGCGCGAGATCGCGGACCACGAGGCCACGCACGGAAAATGCACCGAGACCTTCATCAAGAAGGTCAAGAAGCAGCTCCGCTCGATCGCGCCGATCGCGCGGTGA
- a CDS encoding RNA recognition motif domain-containing protein, whose product MGNRLYVGNLSFSTTQATLEAAFAAAGDIREVAMPTDRETGQPRGFAFITMGNAQAANNAIAQFNGMMLDGRSIKVNEAQERPQRGGGGGGGYGGGGGGGRGRY is encoded by the coding sequence ATGGGAAATCGCCTTTACGTCGGAAACCTCTCGTTCAGCACCACCCAGGCCACGCTGGAGGCCGCGTTCGCCGCTGCCGGCGACATCCGCGAGGTGGCGATGCCCACCGACCGTGAGACGGGCCAGCCGCGCGGCTTCGCGTTCATCACGATGGGCAATGCGCAGGCGGCGAACAACGCCATCGCGCAGTTCAACGGGATGATGCTCGACGGGCGCTCGATCAAGGTGAACGAGGCGCAGGAGCGTCCCCAGCGCGGTGGCGGCGGTGGCGGCGGCTACGGCGGCGGCGGCGGCGGCGGTCGCGGCCGGTACTGA
- the rnk gene encoding nucleoside diphosphate kinase regulator, whose protein sequence is MYPTAPNLVITTQDAERLRLVVEYHLEGVTRAAAEALDRELARAELVAPPSVPPDVVTMNSRVVYMDEITLRRREVMITYPRDAHVDQGRVSVLSPIGTALLGLAVGQAIVWPMPIAGQRRLRVLAVPYQPEAAGNFYL, encoded by the coding sequence ATGTATCCCACCGCTCCGAACCTCGTGATCACGACCCAGGACGCCGAGCGCCTCCGCCTGGTCGTCGAATACCACCTCGAAGGCGTCACGCGCGCGGCGGCGGAGGCGCTCGACAGGGAGCTCGCGCGCGCCGAGCTCGTCGCCCCGCCGAGCGTGCCGCCCGACGTGGTGACGATGAACAGCCGGGTCGTCTACATGGACGAGATCACGCTGCGGCGCCGCGAGGTGATGATCACGTATCCGCGCGACGCGCATGTCGACCAAGGGCGGGTCTCCGTCCTCTCGCCGATTGGAACGGCGCTGCTCGGGCTCGCCGTGGGCCAGGCGATCGTGTGGCCGATGCCCATCGCCGGCCAGCGGCGGCTGCGCGTGCTCGCCGTCCCCTACCAGCCCGAGGCGGCGGGGAATTTTTACCTGTGA
- a CDS encoding MYXO-CTERM sorting domain-containing protein, with protein sequence MKSALTHKGPPRRVALLQAFFAALALAFVLFAPTHAFAAGTVTMATKEPEEVNGRWKLNFTINYGSKPDIAYVPMIFSFTPVVLYERSLTDQSPERPILTKLPLKGQPSINESMDVGFSDASGKVFNITKFDFVIRRDKGFEAGEYQLKITRQNDGAQMGQTIKLILKGDNPIVDRRAIVFAGEKKKKKPAEEKKAEDTSAEKTEGGSEPAAPEETNDAAATGETPTEAPPSVEPKQGGCGCRVAGAPRPSSFAGLSALLLGAALVLRRRTARG encoded by the coding sequence ATGAAATCAGCGCTGACACACAAGGGCCCGCCGCGACGCGTAGCCCTCCTTCAGGCGTTCTTCGCCGCCCTCGCGCTCGCGTTCGTGCTCTTCGCGCCGACGCACGCGTTCGCCGCCGGCACCGTCACCATGGCCACGAAGGAGCCCGAGGAGGTCAACGGCCGGTGGAAGCTGAACTTCACCATCAACTACGGGTCGAAGCCGGACATCGCCTACGTGCCGATGATCTTCAGCTTCACCCCCGTCGTGCTCTACGAGCGCTCGCTCACCGACCAGTCCCCTGAGCGGCCGATCCTCACGAAGCTCCCGCTGAAAGGCCAGCCGAGCATCAACGAGAGCATGGACGTCGGCTTCTCCGACGCGAGCGGCAAGGTCTTCAACATCACGAAGTTCGACTTCGTGATCCGCCGCGACAAGGGCTTCGAGGCCGGCGAATACCAGCTCAAGATCACGCGCCAGAACGACGGCGCCCAGATGGGCCAGACCATCAAGCTGATCCTCAAGGGCGACAACCCCATCGTCGACCGTCGCGCCATCGTCTTCGCCGGCGAGAAAAAGAAGAAGAAGCCCGCCGAGGAGAAGAAGGCCGAAGACACCTCGGCCGAGAAGACCGAAGGCGGAAGCGAGCCCGCCGCCCCCGAGGAGACGAACGACGCAGCCGCCACGGGCGAGACGCCCACCGAGGCGCCCCCGTCCGTCGAGCCCAAGCAAGGCGGCTGCGGCTGCCGCGTCGCAGGCGCGCCTCGGCCCTCGTCCTTCGCAGGCCTGTCCGCTCTGCTCCTCGGCGCGGCCCTCGTCCTGCGCCGCAGGACCGCCCGCGGCTGA
- a CDS encoding TolB family protein, translated as MRRRFAFLGFVSTLGVAMFAYGCSSGGSSSSGSGGDAGDSSGSNSGGNGQGAQGGEGGCLFNCGSGGNGGTPNVQQLVITPQNPTLSVVDLNKPNQVFTVKTQDGQDVTSSVSWVYERPDIGDMTGATFTPTGNVGGTGVLTAKLNMADVSTNVTVNVKKTVNAANLDPAQQAAFDTPVGPDPGMNVVYPYHDTVFPLGVLAPEVQWNNVGSGETYRLKITEKHLEYVVYFQTGAPARYLMDQKDWEYIGSSGTGAQSDPVLVQLSRLAPGGGAYQPVVQTWRIAQGKVRGAVYYWELPLNGAGNGRILKIKPESATPEEFFNPGGCWGCHTVSRDGKTMMATLDSNVPFPQITIDLTQTPAVYGPIQPPSPIGGTFGAFNHTGDKLVVSNDAASSPGSSILRIVDAAGGAVLNNNAMGNGCGEPAWSPDGAKLAAICGLGGNGWIFDANSGYLATGDVAADGVTVSNVKQIVQQAGAQGRPAYPSFTSDSQYIAFGRPTQGSRSTGNGDLWLVKPDGTELKKLAIAASDNKSFNPVFAPQRAGGYYWLVFISRRDYGNTLVNTNRQQLWMTAIDDPPTAADPSHPPFYMRGQEGNGLSENAYMAKEPCKEKGEGCVTGADCCDGQCVKDQSSGAYVCGEAPPPGSCSETGNACTTMADCCNPVDECIDGFCAQKPPK; from the coding sequence ATGCGCAGACGCTTCGCATTTCTTGGTTTCGTGAGCACGCTCGGCGTGGCGATGTTCGCCTACGGCTGTAGCAGCGGCGGCAGCAGCAGCAGCGGCTCCGGCGGCGACGCCGGCGACTCGAGCGGCTCGAACAGCGGCGGAAACGGCCAGGGCGCACAGGGCGGCGAAGGGGGCTGCCTGTTCAACTGTGGCTCGGGCGGCAATGGGGGCACGCCGAACGTCCAGCAGCTCGTCATCACGCCCCAGAACCCGACGCTGAGCGTCGTCGACCTCAACAAGCCGAACCAGGTCTTCACCGTGAAGACCCAGGACGGCCAGGACGTCACGAGCAGCGTCTCGTGGGTTTACGAGCGCCCCGACATCGGCGACATGACCGGCGCGACCTTCACGCCCACCGGCAACGTCGGCGGCACGGGGGTCCTCACGGCCAAGCTCAACATGGCCGATGTCAGCACAAACGTCACGGTCAACGTCAAGAAGACCGTCAACGCGGCGAACCTCGACCCCGCGCAGCAGGCGGCCTTCGACACCCCGGTCGGCCCCGATCCGGGCATGAACGTCGTTTATCCGTACCACGACACCGTCTTCCCGCTCGGCGTCCTCGCGCCCGAGGTGCAGTGGAACAACGTCGGGAGCGGCGAGACCTACCGCCTCAAGATCACCGAGAAGCACCTCGAATACGTGGTCTATTTCCAGACCGGCGCGCCGGCTCGGTATCTGATGGACCAGAAGGACTGGGAATACATCGGCTCCTCCGGCACGGGCGCGCAGAGCGACCCGGTCCTGGTGCAGCTCTCGCGCCTCGCGCCCGGCGGCGGCGCCTACCAGCCCGTGGTCCAGACCTGGCGTATCGCGCAGGGCAAGGTCCGCGGCGCCGTGTATTACTGGGAGCTGCCCCTGAACGGCGCCGGCAACGGCCGCATCCTCAAGATCAAGCCCGAGTCCGCCACGCCCGAGGAGTTCTTCAACCCGGGCGGCTGCTGGGGCTGTCATACCGTCAGCCGCGACGGCAAGACCATGATGGCCACGCTCGACAGCAACGTGCCCTTCCCGCAGATCACCATCGATCTGACGCAGACGCCGGCCGTGTACGGCCCGATCCAGCCGCCCTCGCCCATCGGCGGCACGTTCGGCGCCTTCAACCACACGGGCGACAAGCTCGTCGTCAGCAACGACGCGGCGTCGAGCCCTGGCAGCTCCATCCTGCGCATCGTCGACGCCGCGGGCGGCGCGGTGCTCAACAACAACGCCATGGGCAATGGCTGCGGCGAGCCGGCGTGGTCGCCCGACGGCGCGAAGCTCGCGGCCATCTGCGGCCTCGGCGGCAATGGCTGGATCTTCGACGCGAACAGCGGTTACCTCGCGACGGGCGACGTCGCCGCCGACGGCGTCACCGTGAGCAACGTGAAGCAGATCGTCCAGCAGGCCGGCGCGCAGGGCCGCCCGGCGTACCCGAGCTTCACCTCCGACAGCCAGTACATCGCGTTCGGCCGTCCCACCCAGGGCTCGCGGTCGACGGGCAATGGCGACCTCTGGCTCGTCAAGCCCGACGGCACCGAGCTGAAGAAGCTCGCGATCGCGGCGAGCGACAACAAGAGCTTCAACCCCGTCTTCGCGCCGCAGCGCGCGGGCGGCTACTACTGGCTCGTCTTCATCTCGCGCCGCGATTACGGCAACACCCTGGTCAACACGAACCGGCAGCAGCTCTGGATGACGGCGATCGACGACCCGCCGACGGCCGCCGATCCCTCGCATCCGCCCTTCTACATGCGCGGCCAGGAGGGCAATGGCCTCTCCGAGAACGCGTACATGGCGAAGGAGCCCTGCAAGGAGAAGGGCGAGGGCTGCGTGACGGGCGCCGATTGCTGCGACGGTCAATGCGTCAAGGATCAGAGCTCCGGCGCGTACGTCTGCGGCGAGGCCCCGCCGCCCGGCTCCTGCTCGGAGACCGGCAACGCCTGCACGACGATGGCCGATTGCTGCAACCCGGTCGACGAGTGCATCGACGGTTTCTGCGCGCAGAAGCCGCCGAAGTGA